One Mytilus trossulus isolate FHL-02 chromosome 5, PNRI_Mtr1.1.1.hap1, whole genome shotgun sequence DNA segment encodes these proteins:
- the LOC134718326 gene encoding fibronectin type 3 and ankyrin repeat domains protein 1-like — translation MTPLMFAAERGHLEVVTYLVTHGRQLDATSTLNGMTPLMLAAINGHLEVMTYLVTHGSQLDTTDKYGETALHYAARNGWIDVTKWLIDQGCSPWVKSKQGKTPYDLAISGYGSEEKKKEVIDFLKYLDDYVKLFPPGIYNQPCELSSHQRRLSFDK, via the exons ATGACACCATTAATGTTTGCGGCTGAGAGAGGACACCTGGAGGTGGTGACATACCTGGTCACTCACGGCAGGCAGTTAGACGCTACATCCACCTTG aATGGAATGACACCATTAATGTTGGCAGCTATAAACGGACACCTGGAGGTGATGACTTACCTGGTCACTCACGGCAGTCAGTTAGACACTACAGACAAG taTGGAGAAACAGCTTTACATTATGCTGCTAGGAATGGATGGattgatgtaacaaaatggtTAATAGATCAAGGATGCAGTCCTTGGGTGAAATCAAAACAG GGTAAGACTCCTTATGATCTGGCAATATCAGGGTATGGTTCTGAAGAGAAGAAGAAAGAAGTGATAGACTTCCTTAAG TACCTTGACGATTATGTGAAATTGTTTCCCCCAGGTATATATAATCAACCTTGTGAATTGAGTTCACATCAAAGGAGATTGTCATTCGACAAGTAG